From a region of the Candidatus Jettenia caeni genome:
- a CDS encoding translation elongation factor Tu encodes MGKEVFKRTKPHVNVGTIGHVDHGKTTLTSVITHVLAKQGLAKERPYDSIDKAPEERERGITIAISHVEYETQKRHYAHVDCPGHADYVKNMITGAAQMDGAILVVSAPDGPMPQTREHILLARQVGVPRIAVFMNKVDMLEDPELLDLVEMEIRELLSKYNFPGDEIPVIRGSALKAQECGCGSATCASCGPVLKLMDAVDTYIPDPVREIDKPFLMSVEDVFSIKGRGTVATGRVERGRVKVGDEIEIVGIKPDVKKSVVTGVEMFNKTLDEGQAGDNLGVLLRGVEKDDIERGQVLAKPGSITPHKKYEAEAYILTKEEGGRHTPFFNGYRPQFYFRTTDVTGVVSLTGGAEMVMPGDNVKVNVELLTAVAMDEGLRFAIREGGKTVGAGVVTKIIE; translated from the coding sequence ATGGGGAAGGAAGTATTTAAGCGGACGAAGCCGCATGTGAATGTAGGTACGATAGGGCATGTTGATCATGGTAAGACGACGTTGACGTCGGTAATTACGCATGTATTGGCGAAGCAGGGGTTGGCGAAGGAGAGGCCGTACGATTCGATTGATAAGGCGCCGGAGGAGCGGGAGCGTGGGATCACGATTGCGATATCGCATGTGGAGTATGAGACCCAGAAGAGGCATTATGCACACGTGGATTGTCCTGGGCATGCAGACTATGTAAAGAACATGATAACAGGAGCGGCGCAGATGGATGGGGCGATTTTGGTGGTAAGTGCGCCTGACGGTCCTATGCCTCAGACGAGAGAGCATATTCTTTTGGCAAGGCAGGTAGGAGTGCCGAGGATAGCAGTATTTATGAATAAGGTGGATATGTTAGAGGATCCGGAGTTATTGGATCTTGTCGAGATGGAAATTAGGGAGTTATTGAGTAAGTATAATTTTCCTGGAGATGAAATTCCGGTAATTAGAGGGTCTGCGTTAAAGGCACAGGAGTGTGGATGCGGTTCTGCTACATGTGCGAGTTGTGGGCCTGTTTTGAAGTTAATGGATGCGGTGGATACGTACATACCGGATCCGGTACGCGAGATAGATAAGCCATTTTTGATGTCAGTGGAAGATGTGTTTAGTATAAAGGGGAGAGGGACGGTAGCGACCGGGAGGGTAGAGAGGGGCAGGGTTAAGGTAGGAGATGAGATAGAGATAGTAGGGATAAAGCCTGATGTTAAGAAGTCGGTGGTGACGGGAGTTGAGATGTTTAATAAGACATTGGACGAAGGACAGGCAGGCGATAATCTTGGTGTGTTGCTAAGGGGTGTGGAGAAGGATGATATAGAGAGAGGTCAGGTGTTGGCAAAGCCAGGGAGTATAACGCCGCATAAGAAGTATGAGGCCGAGGCATATATTTTAACGAAAGAGGAAGGTGGAAGGCATACACCGTTTTTTAATGGGTATAGGCCACAGTTTTATTTTAGGACGACAGATGTGACGGGTGTGGTAAGTTTGACGGGAGGAGCTGAGATGGTAATGCCGGGGGATAATGTAAAGGTCAATGTCGAGCTTTTAACAGCCGTAGCGATGGATGAAGGATTAAGATTCGCTATCAGAGAAGGTGGAAAAACAGTCGGCGCTGGCGTCGTTACAAAAATTATTGAATAA
- a CDS encoding 30S ribosomal protein S10, translating to MEAYDHRILDQSALEVVETAKRTGAKVFGPVPLPTRIERYTVLRSPHVDKKSREQFEIRTHKRLIDIVEPTAKTMDALNKINMPAGIEIKIKA from the coding sequence ATGGAGGCTTATGATCATAGAATATTAGATCAATCAGCTTTGGAAGTTGTTGAAACGGCAAAGCGTACCGGAGCAAAGGTATTTGGCCCTGTTCCTTTGCCAACCCGCATTGAGAGATATACTGTGTTAAGGTCTCCGCATGTTGATAAAAAATCTCGGGAACAATTTGAGATTAGAACACATAAAAGATTGATTGATATTGTTGAGCCTACAGCAAAAACTATGGATGCACTAAATAAAATAAATATGCCTGCAGGTATAGAGATTAAGATAAAAGCATAA
- a CDS encoding 50S ribosomal protein L3, whose amino-acid sequence MLNGFLGKKIGMTQVYSEDGVLIPVTVIQAGPCNVMQIKTIENDGYSAVQLAFDNKKKKNAKKPEIGHAAKASLEPKRFIREVIPEDNTDIKLGQTISIDMLDGVKMLDIVGLTKGKGYAGVMKRWNFKGGLNTHGSTRHRPPGSIGSNTDPGRVIRGKKMAGRLGNERVTIKNISVVKIDRDRNLLLVKGAIPGHKGSYLILKKSKTNKIG is encoded by the coding sequence ATGTTAAATGGTTTTCTTGGAAAAAAAATAGGAATGACACAGGTATACTCGGAAGATGGTGTGCTTATTCCAGTAACGGTGATTCAAGCTGGACCTTGCAATGTAATGCAAATAAAAACTATAGAAAACGACGGTTATTCTGCAGTTCAGCTGGCATTTGATAATAAAAAAAAGAAGAATGCCAAGAAGCCGGAAATCGGCCATGCAGCAAAGGCCTCTTTGGAACCTAAAAGATTCATCAGAGAGGTGATACCTGAAGATAACACGGACATTAAGTTAGGCCAAACCATTTCTATTGATATGTTGGATGGGGTAAAGATGTTAGATATTGTTGGTTTAACCAAGGGAAAAGGATATGCAGGTGTTATGAAAAGGTGGAACTTTAAGGGCGGTCTTAATACTCATGGTTCAACTCGGCACAGACCGCCTGGTTCTATTGGTTCCAATACAGATCCTGGGCGGGTAATTCGTGGTAAAAAGATGGCTGGAAGGCTCGGTAACGAGCGTGTGACAATAAAAAATATCAGTGTTGTTAAGATAGACAGGGATAGAAATCTGTTATTAGTCAAAGGTGCTATTCCTGGGCATAAAGGAAGTTACCTTATATTAAAAAAGAGTAAAACAAATAAGATAGGTTAA